The Myxococcota bacterium genome has a segment encoding these proteins:
- a CDS encoding DEAD/DEAH box helicase, with protein MTELTDLFADLPEDIQAGIRDLGWSEPTPVQAKTLPLMRAEGDLIVQARTGSGKTGAFGIPIVERVDVDLAATQALIMLPTRELANQVATEVTAIGKHRGVRVLPVYGGVGYGAQLEGLERGAHVVVGTPGRVLDHLNAGRMKLDRVRMLVLDEADEMLSLGFWPDMREVRSFLPDDRCSYLFSATMPEKVRSLARFFLHDEQFVTLSEGQIAPQQIEHYFYVCAASEKEKVLARVLEYEDPESAIIFCNTKADVRYVTSFLQRRELDADQISGDLAQAAREAAMKRIKQGKLKYLVATDVAARGIDISDLSHVISYAAPESPDVYVHRTGRTGRAGKSGVAISLVSGFDIGNFKFLQTVTGIKITERKPPTERAIGERIRERLQVKIEQEMRHMSATQRDLHVDRMVPVVEKLAATPDGRRDLAAVAAAYLLDHRPQTSVEPEGPVEEEAATPADPAAERAPGDRDDGGRPGGGKRRRGGRRGRGGRGGGVHG; from the coding sequence ATGACAGAGCTGACCGACCTCTTCGCGGATCTGCCGGAAGACATCCAGGCGGGAATCCGCGACCTGGGCTGGAGCGAACCCACGCCCGTCCAGGCGAAGACGCTTCCCCTGATGCGCGCCGAAGGCGACCTCATCGTGCAGGCGCGCACGGGCAGCGGCAAGACGGGTGCCTTCGGCATCCCGATCGTCGAGCGCGTCGACGTCGACCTCGCGGCGACGCAGGCGCTCATCATGCTGCCGACGCGCGAGCTCGCGAACCAGGTCGCCACCGAGGTGACGGCGATCGGCAAGCACCGCGGCGTGCGCGTGCTCCCCGTCTACGGCGGCGTCGGCTACGGCGCGCAGCTCGAGGGGCTCGAGCGCGGCGCGCACGTCGTCGTCGGCACGCCGGGCCGCGTGCTCGACCACCTGAACGCGGGCCGCATGAAGCTCGACCGCGTGCGCATGCTCGTGCTCGACGAGGCCGACGAGATGCTCTCGCTCGGCTTCTGGCCCGACATGCGCGAGGTGCGCAGCTTCCTCCCCGACGACCGCTGCTCCTATCTCTTCTCGGCGACGATGCCCGAGAAGGTGCGCTCGCTCGCGCGCTTCTTCCTGCACGACGAGCAGTTCGTCACGCTCTCCGAAGGGCAGATCGCGCCGCAGCAGATCGAGCACTACTTCTACGTGTGCGCGGCGAGCGAGAAGGAGAAGGTGCTCGCGCGCGTGCTCGAGTACGAGGACCCGGAGAGCGCGATCATCTTCTGCAACACGAAGGCCGACGTCCGCTACGTCACGAGCTTCCTGCAGCGCCGCGAGCTCGACGCGGACCAGATCTCGGGCGATCTCGCGCAGGCCGCGCGCGAGGCCGCGATGAAGCGCATCAAGCAGGGGAAGCTCAAGTACCTGGTCGCCACGGACGTCGCCGCGCGCGGCATCGACATCAGCGACCTCTCGCACGTCATCAGCTACGCGGCACCCGAGTCGCCCGACGTGTACGTGCACCGCACCGGCCGCACGGGCCGCGCCGGCAAGAGCGGCGTCGCGATCTCGCTCGTGAGCGGCTTCGACATCGGCAACTTCAAGTTCCTGCAGACGGTGACGGGCATCAAGATCACGGAGCGCAAGCCGCCGACCGAGCGCGCGATCGGCGAGCGCATCCGCGAGCGCCTGCAGGTCAAGATCGAGCAGGAGATGCGGCACATGTCGGCGACGCAGCGCGACCTGCACGTCGACCGCATGGTGCCCGTCGTCGAGAAGCTCGCCGCGACGCCCGACGGGCGGCGCGACCTCGCGGCCGTCGCCGCCGCCTACCTGCTCGACCACCGCCCGCAGACGAGCGTCGAGCCCGAGGGGCCGGTCGAGGAGGAGGCCGCGACGCCGGCCGATCCCGCGGCCGAGCGCGCGCCCGGCGATCGCGACGACGGTGGGCGCCCGGGCGGCGGCAAGCGCCGCCGCGGCGGGAGGCGAGGCCGCGGCGGACGCGGTGGCGGCGTCCACGGCTAG
- the gatA gene encoding Asp-tRNA(Asn)/Glu-tRNA(Gln) amidotransferase subunit GatA, producing the protein MAGDLDTVAAQRDALAAKRVSSRELVERALARAEALRGLSLVVGTRAERALAEADASDARRAGGGARGPLDGIPILLKDNMVVEGEPVTCGSRILEGFVAPYQGGVAGRLADAGAVAIGRTNMDEFAMGSSTEHSIYGAARSPWDATRSCGGSSGGSAGAVAAGITAFALGSDTGGSIRQPASFCGVVGMKPTYGRVSRWGLVAFASSLDQIGPFTHTARDCALVLEAICGHDARDSTSLPEPAPALERELTGDVSGMVVGLPREYFEQEGADARVLERVREAVALLERAGAKTREVSLPHTRYGIAAYYLIATAEASSNLARYDGVRYGRRAPHYDGLGDMIRRTRSEGFGAEVKRRILLGTYVLSAGYYDAYYRKAQQVRTLLRRDFEQAFAGCDVIATPTAPEVAFPLGAKSADPLAMYLSDVYTVATSLAGIPGVSIPCGEVDGLPVGLQLVGPALGEASLLRVADAYQRRTDHHERRPAPLAGAAS; encoded by the coding sequence ATGGCGGGCGACCTCGACACCGTGGCGGCGCAGCGCGACGCCCTCGCCGCGAAGCGCGTCTCGTCGCGCGAGCTGGTCGAGCGCGCGCTCGCGCGCGCCGAGGCGCTGCGCGGGCTCTCGCTCGTGGTCGGGACGCGCGCGGAGCGCGCGCTGGCGGAGGCGGACGCCTCGGACGCCCGGCGCGCGGGCGGCGGAGCGCGCGGGCCGCTCGACGGGATCCCCATCCTCTTGAAGGACAACATGGTCGTCGAGGGCGAGCCGGTGACGTGCGGCTCGCGCATCCTCGAAGGCTTCGTCGCCCCCTATCAGGGCGGCGTCGCCGGGCGCCTCGCCGACGCGGGCGCGGTCGCGATCGGCCGCACCAACATGGACGAGTTCGCGATGGGCTCGTCGACGGAGCACTCGATCTACGGCGCGGCGCGCAGCCCGTGGGACGCGACGCGCTCGTGCGGCGGGTCGTCGGGCGGGTCGGCGGGCGCGGTCGCGGCGGGGATCACGGCGTTCGCACTCGGGAGCGACACGGGGGGCTCGATCCGCCAGCCCGCGTCCTTCTGCGGCGTCGTCGGCATGAAGCCCACGTACGGTCGCGTGTCGCGCTGGGGGCTCGTCGCGTTCGCGTCGTCGCTCGACCAGATCGGCCCGTTCACGCACACGGCGCGCGACTGCGCGCTCGTGCTCGAGGCGATCTGCGGCCACGACGCGCGCGACTCGACGTCGCTGCCCGAGCCGGCGCCCGCGCTCGAGCGCGAGCTCACGGGCGACGTGTCGGGGATGGTCGTCGGGCTGCCGCGCGAGTACTTCGAGCAGGAAGGCGCCGATGCGCGCGTGCTCGAGCGCGTGCGCGAGGCCGTCGCGCTGCTCGAGCGCGCGGGCGCGAAGACGCGCGAGGTCTCGCTCCCGCACACGCGGTACGGAATCGCCGCCTACTACCTGATCGCGACGGCCGAGGCCTCGAGCAACCTCGCGCGCTACGACGGCGTGCGGTACGGACGGCGCGCGCCGCACTACGACGGGCTCGGCGACATGATCCGGCGCACGCGCTCGGAAGGCTTCGGCGCGGAGGTGAAGCGGCGCATCCTGCTCGGCACCTACGTGCTCTCGGCGGGCTACTACGACGCCTACTATCGCAAGGCGCAGCAGGTGCGGACGCTCCTGCGGCGCGACTTCGAGCAGGCCTTCGCCGGCTGCGACGTGATCGCGACGCCCACGGCGCCCGAGGTCGCGTTCCCGCTCGGCGCGAAGAGCGCCGACCCGCTCGCGATGTACCTCTCCGACGTGTACACGGTGGCGACGTCGCTCGCGGGAATCCCGGGCGTGTCGATCCCGTGCGGCGAGGTCGACGGGCTCCCCGTCGGGCTCCAGCTCGTCGGGCCGGCGCTCGGCGAGGCCTCGCTGCTGCGCGTCGCCGACGCCTATCAACGCAGGACCGACCACCACGAGCGCCGGCCCGCGCCGCTCGCGGGAGCCGCGTCGTGA
- the larE gene encoding ATP-dependent sacrificial sulfur transferase LarE produces the protein MPSISSETRTNPALAAKRVALGERLRDAGRTLVAFSGGVDSSFLALAAHRALGDDMLAVTAVSPSYPRAHREMAEQVVGAFGIPHEFVETREMESDAYRRNAPDRCYHCKSELFERLGAIRDARGFASVAYGINTDDRGDFRPGHRAADERGVLSPFLDVALSKAEIRALSREDGLPTADLPASACLSSRLPYGTEVTAERLAQVEEGEQRLRALGFEQVRLRHHGELARVEIEPSELPRALDPAMARAIAAAIKPLGFRYVSLDLEGYRSGSLNEVLFIHRETPAR, from the coding sequence GTGCCTTCCATCTCCTCGGAAACGCGAACGAATCCGGCCCTCGCCGCGAAGCGCGTCGCGCTCGGCGAGCGGCTGCGCGACGCCGGCCGCACCCTCGTCGCGTTCTCGGGCGGCGTCGACTCGAGCTTCCTCGCGCTCGCCGCGCACCGCGCGCTCGGCGACGACATGCTCGCGGTGACGGCGGTCTCGCCGTCGTATCCGCGCGCGCACCGCGAGATGGCCGAGCAGGTCGTGGGCGCGTTCGGCATCCCGCACGAGTTCGTCGAGACGCGCGAGATGGAGAGCGACGCCTATCGGCGCAACGCACCCGACCGCTGCTACCACTGCAAGAGCGAGCTGTTCGAGCGCCTCGGCGCGATCCGCGACGCGCGGGGCTTCGCGTCGGTCGCCTACGGCATCAACACCGACGACCGCGGCGACTTCCGGCCGGGCCACCGCGCGGCGGACGAGCGCGGCGTGCTGTCGCCCTTCCTCGACGTCGCCCTCTCGAAGGCCGAGATCCGCGCGCTGTCGCGCGAGGACGGGCTCCCGACGGCCGACCTGCCCGCGTCGGCGTGCCTGTCGTCGCGGCTCCCCTACGGCACCGAGGTCACGGCGGAGCGGCTGGCGCAGGTCGAGGAGGGCGAGCAGCGGCTGCGCGCGCTCGGCTTCGAGCAGGTGCGGCTGCGCCATCACGGCGAGCTCGCGCGCGTCGAGATCGAGCCGTCGGAGCTGCCGCGCGCGCTCGACCCGGCGATGGCGCGCGCGATCGCGGCCGCCATCAAGCCGCTCGGCTTCCGCTACGTCTCGCTCGACCTCGAGGGCTATCGCAGCGGCTCGCTGAACGAGGTCCTGTTCATCCACCGCGAGACGCCCGCGCGCTGA
- a CDS encoding AAA family ATPase, whose product MAASTARAARPTAGRLVVVTGLPASGKTSVARRLAKRLGLPVFAKDDVKEQLHDALVAPALADAAPRADAETRADRPRDAPLDTGDSAGDPRALSRALSRASNAVLFAVARAQLRARHSLVIESNLDRERDSGALAELCRTTGAACAQVVCHCPPEVLVARFRERMARGARHASHDDAAYLRELEALAARGPAAPLDLPGACFAHDTTRFDEASLDALARAVADALDAAPSRAPSD is encoded by the coding sequence GTGGCGGCGTCCACGGCTAGGGCCGCGCGGCCCACCGCCGGCCGGCTCGTCGTCGTCACCGGCCTCCCCGCATCGGGAAAGACGTCCGTCGCCCGCCGGCTCGCGAAGCGGCTCGGGCTCCCGGTCTTCGCGAAGGACGACGTCAAGGAGCAGCTCCACGACGCGCTCGTCGCCCCCGCGCTGGCGGATGCCGCACCGCGCGCCGACGCGGAGACGCGCGCCGACCGGCCGCGCGACGCACCGCTCGACACGGGCGACTCCGCCGGCGACCCGCGCGCTCTCTCCCGCGCGCTGTCGCGCGCGAGCAACGCGGTGCTCTTCGCCGTCGCGCGCGCGCAGCTGCGCGCGCGCCACTCGCTCGTGATCGAGTCGAACCTCGACCGCGAGCGCGACTCGGGCGCGCTCGCCGAGCTGTGCCGGACGACGGGCGCGGCCTGCGCGCAGGTCGTCTGCCACTGCCCGCCCGAGGTGCTCGTCGCGCGCTTCCGCGAGCGCATGGCGCGCGGCGCACGCCACGCGAGCCACGACGACGCGGCCTACCTGCGCGAGCTCGAGGCACTCGCCGCGCGCGGACCCGCCGCGCCGCTCGACCTCCCGGGCGCGTGCTTCGCGCACGACACCACGCGCTTCGACGAGGCCTCGCTCGACGCGCTCGCGCGGGCCGTCGCGGACGCGCTCGACGCCGCGCCGTCGCGCGCGCCCAGCGACTAG
- a CDS encoding D-alanine--D-alanine ligase family protein yields the protein MAKLRVGLLFGGPSVEHEVSIASATSILGALDPSRYDVRLIAVDKQGRWHLGEGDHPPALIASRGDEVAPPALPGQRALVKLGASAGAPSAAEIDVLFPIIHGRHGEDGTLQGMLELAGIPYAGSRVLGSAVQMDKDVAKRLLVAAGLPVVPWVTLRDGELAPARRTEASQRAARELGYPVFVKPANSGSSVGTSRAANDEELAAAVAEAARYDTKVLVEKGVDAREIEVAVIGNEEPKASVPGEIVQEHAFYDYEAKYADDTTELVIPAKVDDALAERMRAMAIAAYKTLEGEGFARVDFLLDRGTGALYINELNSLPGFTDASMFPLLWEASGLAYPALLDRLIELALERHATRAKLETTYRRG from the coding sequence ATGGCGAAGCTGCGCGTCGGTCTGTTGTTCGGGGGGCCTTCGGTCGAGCACGAGGTGTCGATCGCGTCGGCCACCTCGATCCTCGGCGCGCTCGATCCGTCGCGCTACGACGTCCGGCTGATCGCCGTCGACAAGCAGGGCCGCTGGCACCTCGGCGAGGGCGACCACCCGCCCGCGCTGATCGCGTCGCGCGGGGACGAGGTGGCGCCGCCCGCGCTCCCCGGGCAGCGCGCGCTCGTGAAGCTCGGCGCGTCGGCGGGCGCCCCCTCCGCCGCCGAGATCGACGTGCTGTTCCCGATCATCCACGGCCGCCACGGCGAGGACGGCACGCTGCAGGGCATGCTCGAGCTCGCCGGCATCCCGTACGCCGGGTCGCGCGTGCTCGGCTCGGCCGTCCAGATGGACAAGGACGTCGCGAAGCGGCTGCTCGTCGCGGCGGGCCTTCCGGTCGTGCCGTGGGTGACGCTGCGCGATGGCGAGCTCGCACCCGCGCGGCGCACCGAGGCCTCGCAGCGCGCGGCGCGCGAGCTCGGCTATCCCGTGTTCGTGAAGCCCGCGAACTCCGGGTCCTCGGTCGGCACGTCGCGCGCCGCGAACGACGAGGAGCTCGCCGCCGCCGTCGCCGAGGCGGCGCGGTACGACACGAAGGTGCTCGTCGAGAAGGGCGTCGACGCGCGCGAGATCGAGGTCGCCGTGATCGGCAACGAGGAGCCGAAGGCGTCGGTTCCCGGCGAGATCGTGCAGGAGCACGCGTTCTACGACTACGAAGCGAAGTACGCCGACGACACGACCGAGCTCGTGATCCCGGCGAAGGTCGACGACGCACTCGCCGAGCGCATGCGCGCGATGGCGATCGCGGCCTACAAGACGCTCGAGGGCGAGGGCTTCGCGCGGGTCGACTTCCTGCTCGACCGCGGCACGGGCGCGCTCTACATCAACGAGCTGAACAGCCTGCCCGGCTTCACGGACGCGTCGATGTTCCCGCTGCTGTGGGAGGCGTCGGGGCTCGCGTATCCCGCGCTGCTCGATCGCCTGATCGAGCTCGCGCTCGAGCGCCACGCGACGCGCGCGAAGCTCGAGACGACGTACCGCCGCGGCTGA
- a CDS encoding sulfatase: MRKLLDSPWLYFGAAAVLVVALVASQFRYEVPPKRVGSVDELARLRERDDLNVLFILVDTLRADHLGCYGYERATSPNIDALAARGIRFARNEAQSSWTKASMASLWTAMYPQRTGILRYPDGVPDEARLPAEILAEHGFYTAGIFRNSWVAANFGFGQGFDRYVKPLPNFSLDRFKNRSPSSKPLQGSDQDVTQSAVEFLQQYHDRRFFLYLHYMDAHQYAYDSTSDLFGTTFLDLYDNAIHWVDINVGYVMTALRNLGLAEKTLVVLVADHGEAFFEHGFEGHAKGLYDEVQHTPWIVIPPFDLEPGVVVGTQVANVDVWPTIFDLLGIEGALPDAQGLSTLPLILAEAKGEPVPSAFAPRPVFSHIDRHWGKVRHEENPYFAVVETPYRLHHKLKFPNQDQLYDHSIDPDEQENIAAEKPELAERLRADIDAYRQAKPAWDKATEELSELELNQLRALGYKID; encoded by the coding sequence ATGCGCAAGCTGCTCGATTCGCCCTGGCTCTACTTCGGCGCGGCCGCGGTGCTCGTCGTCGCGCTCGTCGCCTCGCAGTTCCGCTACGAGGTGCCGCCGAAGCGCGTCGGCAGCGTGGACGAGCTCGCGCGTCTCCGCGAGCGCGACGATCTGAACGTCCTGTTCATCCTGGTCGACACGCTGCGCGCCGACCACCTCGGCTGCTACGGCTACGAGCGCGCGACCTCGCCCAACATCGATGCGCTCGCGGCGCGCGGCATCCGGTTCGCGCGCAACGAGGCGCAGTCGAGCTGGACGAAGGCGTCGATGGCGTCGCTGTGGACGGCGATGTATCCGCAGCGCACGGGCATCCTGCGGTATCCGGACGGGGTCCCCGACGAGGCGCGCCTTCCCGCCGAGATCCTCGCGGAGCACGGCTTCTACACGGCCGGCATCTTCCGCAACAGCTGGGTCGCGGCCAACTTCGGCTTCGGTCAGGGCTTCGACCGCTACGTGAAGCCGCTGCCGAACTTCAGCCTCGATCGCTTCAAGAACCGGTCGCCGTCGTCGAAGCCGCTGCAGGGGAGCGACCAGGACGTCACGCAGAGCGCCGTCGAGTTCCTGCAGCAGTATCACGACCGCCGTTTCTTCCTGTACCTCCACTACATGGACGCGCACCAGTACGCGTACGACTCCACCTCGGATCTGTTCGGAACCACCTTCCTCGACCTCTACGACAACGCCATCCACTGGGTCGACATCAACGTCGGCTACGTGATGACGGCGCTGCGCAACCTCGGACTCGCGGAGAAGACGCTGGTCGTGCTCGTCGCCGACCACGGCGAGGCGTTCTTCGAGCACGGCTTCGAGGGGCACGCGAAGGGGCTGTACGACGAGGTGCAGCACACGCCGTGGATCGTGATTCCGCCGTTCGACCTCGAGCCCGGCGTCGTCGTCGGGACGCAGGTCGCGAACGTCGACGTGTGGCCGACGATCTTCGACCTGCTCGGCATCGAGGGCGCGCTGCCCGACGCGCAGGGCCTGTCGACGCTGCCGCTCATCCTCGCGGAAGCGAAGGGCGAGCCGGTGCCGAGCGCGTTCGCGCCGCGCCCCGTCTTCTCGCACATCGATCGGCACTGGGGAAAGGTGCGGCACGAGGAGAACCCGTACTTCGCCGTCGTCGAGACGCCGTACCGGCTGCATCACAAGCTCAAGTTCCCGAACCAGGACCAGCTCTACGACCACTCGATCGACCCCGACGAGCAGGAGAACATCGCGGCGGAGAAGCCGGAGCTCGCGGAGCGTCTGCGCGCGGACATCGACGCCTATCGACAGGCGAAGCCGGCCTGGGACAAGGCGACGGAGGAGCTGAGCGAGCTCGAGCTCAACCAGCTCCGCGCGCTCGGCTACAAGATCGACTGA
- a CDS encoding tetratricopeptide repeat protein — protein MTAATLTRSGSRGRADGWLFGAVPDALLGCGIGYLLAVAVQVAVGGDLVRFVPGGLLILLFAVPHYGATLVRVYESADDRAKYRLFAVHATLALVLALAVGSHSPLVGSLLLTVYLTWSPWHYTGQNYGVALMMLARRGIAVAPVTKRLIYASFVASYLLTFLAIHGARPAASYAPIDYAGALYRMLPLGIPTAVVDPLLAAVAVAYLGLLVATAVALVRAGSLAALVPGALVVLTQAMWFSVPVLLRLGGVVETSPGPGNPFSAYGFVWVAAAHSVQYLWITTYYATARGGRGRAAFLGKSALAGFAVWTLPGLVFAPALLGGVSYDSGLALLVASCVNLHHFILDGAIWKLRDGAIARVLLRSAPAAEGAAAPGAVGERAASWARPAVALAGAASIAIAAFAFVESEFGFYRALARGDVARAEAALDRFAWIGRDGAAKRTEVGRALAAAGDFERARTHLVRSIEVEPTPRAQQMLGLVDEQLGRYEDAVAAYGAAIALDPDAVDARVRRGLALVELGRADEAIPELEDAVERAPRDDAARRALARAKLALRSGAEVEQGVGGPALP, from the coding sequence ATGACCGCTGCCACACTCACACGTTCGGGCTCGCGCGGGCGCGCGGACGGCTGGCTCTTCGGCGCCGTTCCGGATGCCCTGCTCGGCTGCGGCATCGGCTACCTGCTGGCCGTCGCAGTGCAGGTGGCGGTCGGCGGCGACCTCGTGCGCTTCGTGCCGGGCGGGCTCCTCATCCTGCTCTTCGCGGTGCCCCACTACGGCGCGACGCTCGTGCGCGTCTACGAGTCGGCCGACGACCGCGCGAAGTACCGGCTCTTCGCCGTGCACGCGACGCTGGCCCTGGTGCTCGCGCTCGCCGTCGGCTCCCACTCGCCGCTCGTCGGCTCGCTCCTGCTCACCGTCTACCTGACGTGGAGCCCGTGGCACTACACGGGCCAGAACTACGGCGTCGCGCTGATGATGCTCGCGCGGCGCGGCATCGCCGTCGCGCCGGTGACGAAGCGGCTGATCTACGCGTCGTTCGTCGCCTCCTATCTGCTCACGTTCCTGGCCATCCACGGCGCGCGCCCGGCCGCGAGCTACGCGCCCATCGACTACGCGGGCGCGCTCTACCGGATGCTGCCGCTCGGCATCCCGACCGCCGTCGTCGACCCGCTGCTCGCGGCGGTCGCGGTCGCCTACCTCGGCCTCCTCGTCGCGACGGCGGTCGCGCTCGTGCGCGCCGGCTCGCTCGCCGCGCTCGTGCCGGGCGCGCTCGTCGTGCTCACGCAGGCGATGTGGTTCTCCGTGCCCGTGCTCCTGCGGCTCGGCGGCGTCGTCGAGACGTCGCCCGGGCCCGGCAACCCGTTCTCGGCCTACGGCTTCGTGTGGGTCGCCGCCGCGCACTCGGTCCAGTACCTGTGGATCACGACCTACTACGCGACGGCCCGCGGCGGCCGCGGCCGCGCCGCCTTCCTCGGGAAGTCGGCGCTCGCGGGCTTCGCGGTCTGGACGCTCCCGGGGCTCGTCTTCGCCCCCGCGCTCCTCGGCGGCGTCAGCTACGACTCCGGCCTCGCGCTGCTCGTCGCCTCGTGCGTGAACCTCCACCACTTCATCCTGGACGGCGCGATCTGGAAGCTGCGCGACGGCGCGATCGCGCGCGTGCTGCTGCGGTCCGCGCCGGCCGCCGAGGGCGCGGCCGCGCCGGGCGCGGTGGGCGAGCGCGCGGCCTCGTGGGCGCGCCCGGCCGTCGCGCTCGCGGGCGCCGCGAGCATCGCGATCGCCGCGTTCGCGTTCGTCGAGAGCGAGTTCGGCTTCTACCGCGCGCTCGCGCGCGGCGACGTCGCGCGGGCCGAGGCGGCGCTCGATCGCTTCGCGTGGATCGGCCGCGACGGCGCCGCGAAGCGCACCGAGGTCGGGCGCGCGCTCGCGGCCGCCGGCGACTTCGAACGCGCGCGCACGCACCTCGTGCGCAGCATCGAGGTCGAGCCGACGCCGCGCGCGCAGCAGATGCTCGGCCTCGTCGACGAGCAGCTCGGGCGCTACGAGGACGCGGTCGCCGCCTACGGAGCCGCGATCGCGCTCGACCCCGACGCGGTCGACGCGCGCGTGCGCCGCGGCCTCGCGCTCGTCGAGCTCGGGCGCGCCGACGAGGCGATCCCCGAGCTCGAGGACGCCGTCGAGCGCGCGCCGCGCGACGATGCGGCGCGCCGCGCGCTCGCCCGCGCGAAGCTCGCGCTGCGCTCCGGTGCGGAAGTGGAGCAGGGTGTCGGGGGGCCGGCGCTCCCGTAG
- a CDS encoding PEP-CTERM sorting domain-containing protein, protein MFDPAGSFLDIRIGGLAGKPLQGNAQATGRAVLTGGAGSEVIAEAGMGMGQPNLFQSFQFSPGANFFTGTPNITDLFLTVQNGTGTFTQGGTRGSFQGNTFCAAGCFGGTAPLKGQSVVEILGFLNAPVPLSAVGAGGTATSFIGAIPATIIVEGAQWGTGSVQITNIATNIISITSGPRAGQTGIGFTLQVTTHEDSVPTPSGENGVTVVTVAGTTSFSPTTPATGTAGVNQVALISPVHINVSDLTNNPPIPGLAVQVLRYVPEPGTMLLLGSAVAGLLVVGRKRMKR, encoded by the coding sequence GTGTTCGACCCGGCCGGCAGCTTCCTCGACATCCGCATCGGCGGTCTCGCCGGTAAGCCCCTCCAGGGCAACGCGCAGGCCACCGGCCGCGCGGTGCTCACGGGCGGCGCGGGTTCCGAGGTCATCGCAGAGGCTGGTATGGGAATGGGTCAGCCCAATCTCTTCCAGTCGTTCCAGTTCAGCCCCGGTGCGAACTTCTTCACCGGCACGCCGAACATCACCGACCTGTTCCTGACGGTCCAGAACGGCACGGGCACCTTCACGCAGGGTGGCACGCGCGGCTCGTTCCAGGGGAACACCTTCTGCGCGGCGGGCTGCTTCGGCGGCACGGCCCCGCTCAAGGGTCAGTCGGTCGTCGAGATCCTGGGCTTCCTCAACGCCCCCGTTCCGCTCAGCGCCGTCGGCGCCGGCGGCACCGCCACGTCGTTCATCGGCGCCATCCCGGCGACGATCATCGTCGAGGGTGCGCAGTGGGGCACGGGCTCGGTCCAGATCACGAACATCGCCACGAACATCATCTCGATCACGAGCGGTCCGCGCGCGGGTCAGACGGGCATCGGCTTCACCCTCCAGGTGACGACGCACGAGGACTCGGTGCCGACGCCGAGCGGTGAGAATGGTGTGACGGTGGTGACGGTCGCCGGTACGACCTCGTTCTCGCCCACGACCCCGGCCACGGGGACGGCGGGTGTCAACCAGGTCGCCCTGATCTCGCCGGTTCACATCAACGTGTCCGACCTCACCAACAACCCGCCGATCCCGGGTCTCGCGGTGCAGGTGCTGCGCTACGTCCCCGAGCCGGGCACCATGCTCCTGCTCGGTTCGGCCGTGGCGGGCCTCCTGGTCGTCGGCCGCAAGCGGATGAAGCGCTAG
- the gatC gene encoding Asp-tRNA(Asn)/Glu-tRNA(Gln) amidotransferase subunit GatC, whose translation MSRISPREVEHIAHLARLDLGEGERDAMARDLGGILDYVEDLQALDTTGIEPTSHPIPVPTPLRADVAAAPIDPELAVANAPQRAGTAFVVPKVIESDDEG comes from the coding sequence ATGTCGCGCATCTCCCCCCGCGAGGTCGAGCACATCGCGCACCTGGCCCGGCTCGACCTCGGCGAGGGCGAGCGCGACGCGATGGCGCGCGACCTGGGCGGCATCCTCGACTACGTGGAAGACCTCCAGGCGCTCGACACGACGGGCATCGAGCCCACGTCGCATCCGATTCCGGTGCCCACGCCGCTGCGCGCGGACGTCGCCGCCGCGCCGATCGACCCCGAGCTCGCGGTCGCCAACGCACCCCAGCGCGCCGGCACCGCCTTCGTCGTGCCGAAGGTGATCGAGTCGGACGACGAGGGGTAG